From a single Mangifera indica cultivar Alphonso chromosome 19, CATAS_Mindica_2.1, whole genome shotgun sequence genomic region:
- the LOC123203384 gene encoding putative transcription elongation factor SPT5 homolog 1 isoform X3 — MPRRREEDEDDVDDEYDDEQALDDLEDEEEEDDRSNKKRRRSEFIDDVAEEDEDEEDYDDDDEDYVGGRKPKAKRRTGSEFFDLEAQVDSDEDEEEEEGEDDFIVDGGADLPDDVDGRGIHRRPLLPREDEAEDVEDLERRIQARYARSSHTEYDEETTDVEQQALLPSVRDPKLWMVKCAIGREREAAVCLMQKFIDKGAELQIRSAIALDHLKNYIYVEADKEAHVKEACKGLRNIYSQKVMLVPIREMTDVLSVESKAIDLSRDTWVRMKLGSYKGDLAKVVDVDNVRQRVTVKLIPRIDLQALANKLEGRDAPKKKAFVPPPRFMNVDEARELHIRVERRRDPITGDYFENIGGMLFKDGFLYKTMSTKSISAANIKPTFDELEKFQTPGENGESDIASLSTLFANRKKGHFMKGDAVIVIKGDLKNLKGWVEKVDEENVHIRPEMRGLPKTLALNQKELCKYFEPGNHVKVVSGTQEGATGMVVKVEQHVLIIVSDTTKEHIRVFADDVVESSEVTTGVTKIGDFELHDLVLLDNNSFGVIIRVESEAFQVLKGVPDRPEVALVKLREIKYKIEKKSNVQDKNKNTVSVKDVVRILEGPCKGKQGPVEHIFRGVLFIYDRHHLEHAGFICAKASSCTIVGGSRGNGDRNVDAFRFNNHRPPPRVPQSPRRFPRGGHQNDYGGRHRGGRGGHDPLIGTTVKIRQGPFKGYRGRVVEIKGQSVRVELESQMKIVTVDRSYISDNVVVSTPYRDAPRYVMGSETPMHPSRTPLHPYNTPMRDAAATPIHDGMRTPMRDRAWNPYTPMSPPRDIWEEGNPASWGTSPQYQPGSPPSRPYEAPTPGSGWANTPGGNYSEAGTPRDNTNAPSPYLPSTPGGQPMTPNSAFYLPGTPGGQPMTPGTGGPDAMSPVIGSDNEGPWLMPDILVNVRKLGEDSGMGVIREVLPDGSCRVVLGSSGNGDTISALPTEIEIVVPRKNDKIKIMGGALRGATGKLIGVDGTDGIVKVDDTLDVKILDMVILAKLALP; from the exons ATGCCTCGTCGAAGAGaggaagacgaagacgatgtGGATGACGAGTATGATGACGAGCAGGCCTTGGACGACTTGGAAGACGAAGAGGAGGAAGACGATCGTTCCAATAAGAAACGCAGGAGATCTGAATTCATTGATGACGTGGCTGAggaggacgaggacgaggaagattatgacgatgatgatgaagattaCGTCGGTGGGAGAAAGCCTAAGGCCAAGAGACGGACTGGGTCGGAGTTTTTCGATCTGGAGGCTCAAGTTGATAGTGACGAAGacgaggaggaagaagaaggagagGACG ACTTCATAGTTGATGGTGGAGCTGACctacctgatgatgttgatggtcGAGGGATTCATCGTCGTCCACTGCTGCCTCGGGAGGATGAGGCAGAAGATGTTGAAGATCTTGAGAGAAGAATTCAGGCAAGATATGCGAGGTCAAGCCATACGGAATATGACGAGGAAACCACAGATGTGGAGCAGCAAGCACTTTTGCCATCTGTTAGGGATCCAAAGCTTTGGATGGTTAAATGTGCG ATTGGCCGTGAACGAGAGGCTGCTGTCTGTCTAATGcaaaagtttatagataaagGAGCTGAGCTGCAAATTAGGTCTGCTATTGCACTTGATCACCTGAAAAACTACATATATGTTGAAGCAGATAAAGAAGCCCATGTGAAGGAG GCATGCAAAGGTCTGCGAAATATATATTCCCAGAAAGTAATGCTCGTTCCTATAAGAGAAATGACTGATGTTCTTTCAGTTGAAAGCAAAGCAATTGATCTTTCTAGGGATACTTGGGTCAGAATGAAGCTTGGAAGTTACAAGGGAGACCTTGCCAAA GTTGTTGATGTGGACAATGTTCGACAGCGAGTAACAGTGAAATTAATTCCAAGAATAGATTTGCAAGCTCTTGCAAATAAGTTG GAAGGTAGAGATGCTCCAAAGAAAAAGGCATTTGTCCCTCCTCCACGTTTTATGAATGTTGATGAAGCTAG GGAATTGCATATACGCGTAGAGCGTAGACGAGATCCAATCACTGGTGATTATTTTGAGAATATTGGTGGCATGCTGTTCAAAGATGGATTTTTGTACAAAACAATGTCAACAAAATCCATTAGTGCAGCGAACATAAAACCAACTTTTGATGAActtgaaaaatttcaaacaccTGGAGAGAATGGAGAAAGTGATATAGCTAGTCTTTCAACTTTATTTGCAAACAGAAAAAAAGGGCATTTTATGAAGGGTGATGCAGTTATTGTCATCAAGGGAGatctaaaaaatttgaaaggatGGGTTGAGAAGGTTGATGAAGAAAATGTGCATATCAGACCAGAAATGAGAGGACTTCCT AAAACTCTTGCTCTCAATCAAAAAGAACTATGCAAGTATTTTGAACCTGGGAATCATGTAAAAGTTGTCTCGGGGACGCAGGAAGGTGCTACTGGCATGGTTGTAAAGGTTGAACAGCATGTTCTGATAATTGTGTCTGATACCACCAAGGAACAT ATCCGTGTATTTGCCGATGATGTTGTGGAGAGCTCTGAGGTTACTACTGGTGTAACGAAAATTGGGGACTTTGAGCTTCATGACCTTGTGCTATTGGA TAACAATAGCTTCGGTGTTATCATACGTGTGGAAAGTGAAGCGTTTCAG GTTTTGAAGGGAGTTCCTGATAGACCAGAGGTTGCTCTTGTTAAATtgagagaaataaaatacaagATTGAAAAGAAATCTAACGTGCAAGATAAGAATAAGAATACTGTCTCAGTGAAAGATGTTGTTAGGATTCTTGAGGGTCCATGCAAA GGCAAGCAAGGTCCTGTAGAACACATATTTAGAGGAGTTCTGTTCATCTATGATCGACATCATCTTGAACATGCTGGCTTTATATGTGCTAAAGCCAGTTCTTGTACTATTGTGGGTGGATCACGTGGCAATGGTGATAGAAAT GTTGATGCCTTTAGATTTAATAATCATAGACCTCCACCTCGTGTGCCCCAGTCTCCAAGGAGGTTTCCTAGAGGAGGCCATCAAAATGATT ATGGAGGAAGGCATAGAGGTGGAAGAGGAGGGCATGATCCTCTTATTGGAACTACGGTAAAAATTCGCCAAGGTCCTTTCAAGGGCTACCGTGGTCGGGTTGTGGAAATTAAGGGACAATCAGTTCGTGTTGAGTTGGAGTCACAAATGAAGATTGTTACAG TTGATCGGAGTTATATCTCTGACAATGTGGTTGTTTCAACACCGTACCG TGATGCTCCTCGTTATGTTATGGGAAGTGAAACTCCAATGCATCCTTCGCGAACTCCACTGCATCCATACAATACTCCAATGAGAGATGCTGCAG CAACACCAATTCATGATGGCATGAGGACACCAATGCGTGACCGGGCATGGAATCCTTATACACCAATGAGTCCACCAAG GGATATTTGGGAGGAGGGAAACCCTGCTTCCTGGGGAACCAGTCCACAGTATCAG CCAGGAAGTCCACCTTCACGTCCTTATGAAGCACCTACACCTGGCTCAGGCTGGGCCAATACTCCGGGTGGCAACTATAGTGAAGCTGGAACACCAAGAGATAACA CCAATGCTCCAAGTCCTTACCTGCCATCAACTCCAGGTGGGCAGCCTATGACGCCAAACTCAGCCTTCTATCTTCCTGGAACTCCTGGAGGGCAGCCAATGACCCCAGGAACTGGTGGTCCGGATGCTATGTCTCCTGTTATAG GATCAGACAATGAAGGACCGTGGTTAATGCCAGACATCTTGGTTAATGTACGTAAGTTGGGGGAGGATTCTGGCATGGGAGTTATACGAGAAGTGCTTCCG GACGGATCTTGTAGAGTGGTGCTTGGGTCAAGTGGTAATGGTGATACAATATCAGCCCTTCCCACAGAAATAGAAATAGTTGTGCCGAGGAAAAACGACAAGATCAAGATCATGGGTGGTGCACTGCGTGGTGCCACTGGGAAATTAATTGGTGTGGACGGTACAGATGGAATTGTTAAAGTAGATGACACACTGGATGTTAAGATATTAGACATGGTTATATTAGCAAAATTAGCCCTGCCATAA
- the LOC123203384 gene encoding putative transcription elongation factor SPT5 homolog 1 isoform X1, whose protein sequence is MPRRREEDEDDVDDEYDDEQALDDLEDEEEEDDRSNKKRRRSEFIDDVAEEDEDEEDYDDDDEDYVGGRKPKAKRRTGSEFFDLEAQVDSDEDEEEEEGEDDFIVDGGADLPDDVDGRGIHRRPLLPREDEAEDVEDLERRIQARYARSSHTEYDEETTDVEQQALLPSVRDPKLWMVKCAIGREREAAVCLMQKFIDKGAELQIRSAIALDHLKNYIYVEADKEAHVKEACKGLRNIYSQKVMLVPIREMTDVLSVESKAIDLSRDTWVRMKLGSYKGDLAKVVDVDNVRQRVTVKLIPRIDLQALANKLEGRDAPKKKAFVPPPRFMNVDEARELHIRVERRRDPITGDYFENIGGMLFKDGFLYKTMSTKSISAANIKPTFDELEKFQTPGENGESDIASLSTLFANRKKGHFMKGDAVIVIKGDLKNLKGWVEKVDEENVHIRPEMRGLPKTLALNQKELCKYFEPGNHVKVVSGTQEGATGMVVKVEQHVLIIVSDTTKEHIRVFADDVVESSEVTTGVTKIGDFELHDLVLLDNNSFGVIIRVESEAFQVLKGVPDRPEVALVKLREIKYKIEKKSNVQDKNKNTVSVKDVVRILEGPCKGKQGPVEHIFRGVLFIYDRHHLEHAGFICAKASSCTIVGGSRGNGDRNVDAFRFNNHRPPPRVPQSPRRFPRGGHQNDYGGRHRGGRGGHDPLIGTTVKIRQGPFKGYRGRVVEIKGQSVRVELESQMKIVTGKFLLNDLISFSCFSVWTINNLLFAVDRSYISDNVVVSTPYRDAPRYVMGSETPMHPSRTPLHPYNTPMRDAAATPIHDGMRTPMRDRAWNPYTPMSPPRDIWEEGNPASWGTSPQYQPGSPPSRPYEAPTPGSGWANTPGGNYSEAGTPRDNSSAYANAPSPYLPSTPGGQPMTPNSAFYLPGTPGGQPMTPGTGGPDAMSPVIGSDNEGPWLMPDILVNVRKLGEDSGMGVIREVLPDGSCRVVLGSSGNGDTISALPTEIEIVVPRKNDKIKIMGGALRGATGKLIGVDGTDGIVKVDDTLDVKILDMVILAKLALP, encoded by the exons ATGCCTCGTCGAAGAGaggaagacgaagacgatgtGGATGACGAGTATGATGACGAGCAGGCCTTGGACGACTTGGAAGACGAAGAGGAGGAAGACGATCGTTCCAATAAGAAACGCAGGAGATCTGAATTCATTGATGACGTGGCTGAggaggacgaggacgaggaagattatgacgatgatgatgaagattaCGTCGGTGGGAGAAAGCCTAAGGCCAAGAGACGGACTGGGTCGGAGTTTTTCGATCTGGAGGCTCAAGTTGATAGTGACGAAGacgaggaggaagaagaaggagagGACG ACTTCATAGTTGATGGTGGAGCTGACctacctgatgatgttgatggtcGAGGGATTCATCGTCGTCCACTGCTGCCTCGGGAGGATGAGGCAGAAGATGTTGAAGATCTTGAGAGAAGAATTCAGGCAAGATATGCGAGGTCAAGCCATACGGAATATGACGAGGAAACCACAGATGTGGAGCAGCAAGCACTTTTGCCATCTGTTAGGGATCCAAAGCTTTGGATGGTTAAATGTGCG ATTGGCCGTGAACGAGAGGCTGCTGTCTGTCTAATGcaaaagtttatagataaagGAGCTGAGCTGCAAATTAGGTCTGCTATTGCACTTGATCACCTGAAAAACTACATATATGTTGAAGCAGATAAAGAAGCCCATGTGAAGGAG GCATGCAAAGGTCTGCGAAATATATATTCCCAGAAAGTAATGCTCGTTCCTATAAGAGAAATGACTGATGTTCTTTCAGTTGAAAGCAAAGCAATTGATCTTTCTAGGGATACTTGGGTCAGAATGAAGCTTGGAAGTTACAAGGGAGACCTTGCCAAA GTTGTTGATGTGGACAATGTTCGACAGCGAGTAACAGTGAAATTAATTCCAAGAATAGATTTGCAAGCTCTTGCAAATAAGTTG GAAGGTAGAGATGCTCCAAAGAAAAAGGCATTTGTCCCTCCTCCACGTTTTATGAATGTTGATGAAGCTAG GGAATTGCATATACGCGTAGAGCGTAGACGAGATCCAATCACTGGTGATTATTTTGAGAATATTGGTGGCATGCTGTTCAAAGATGGATTTTTGTACAAAACAATGTCAACAAAATCCATTAGTGCAGCGAACATAAAACCAACTTTTGATGAActtgaaaaatttcaaacaccTGGAGAGAATGGAGAAAGTGATATAGCTAGTCTTTCAACTTTATTTGCAAACAGAAAAAAAGGGCATTTTATGAAGGGTGATGCAGTTATTGTCATCAAGGGAGatctaaaaaatttgaaaggatGGGTTGAGAAGGTTGATGAAGAAAATGTGCATATCAGACCAGAAATGAGAGGACTTCCT AAAACTCTTGCTCTCAATCAAAAAGAACTATGCAAGTATTTTGAACCTGGGAATCATGTAAAAGTTGTCTCGGGGACGCAGGAAGGTGCTACTGGCATGGTTGTAAAGGTTGAACAGCATGTTCTGATAATTGTGTCTGATACCACCAAGGAACAT ATCCGTGTATTTGCCGATGATGTTGTGGAGAGCTCTGAGGTTACTACTGGTGTAACGAAAATTGGGGACTTTGAGCTTCATGACCTTGTGCTATTGGA TAACAATAGCTTCGGTGTTATCATACGTGTGGAAAGTGAAGCGTTTCAG GTTTTGAAGGGAGTTCCTGATAGACCAGAGGTTGCTCTTGTTAAATtgagagaaataaaatacaagATTGAAAAGAAATCTAACGTGCAAGATAAGAATAAGAATACTGTCTCAGTGAAAGATGTTGTTAGGATTCTTGAGGGTCCATGCAAA GGCAAGCAAGGTCCTGTAGAACACATATTTAGAGGAGTTCTGTTCATCTATGATCGACATCATCTTGAACATGCTGGCTTTATATGTGCTAAAGCCAGTTCTTGTACTATTGTGGGTGGATCACGTGGCAATGGTGATAGAAAT GTTGATGCCTTTAGATTTAATAATCATAGACCTCCACCTCGTGTGCCCCAGTCTCCAAGGAGGTTTCCTAGAGGAGGCCATCAAAATGATT ATGGAGGAAGGCATAGAGGTGGAAGAGGAGGGCATGATCCTCTTATTGGAACTACGGTAAAAATTCGCCAAGGTCCTTTCAAGGGCTACCGTGGTCGGGTTGTGGAAATTAAGGGACAATCAGTTCGTGTTGAGTTGGAGTCACAAATGAAGATTGTTACAGGCAAGTTTCTGCTAAAtgatctcatttctttttcctgCTTCTCTGTATGGACAATTAACAACTTATTATTTGCAGTTGATCGGAGTTATATCTCTGACAATGTGGTTGTTTCAACACCGTACCG TGATGCTCCTCGTTATGTTATGGGAAGTGAAACTCCAATGCATCCTTCGCGAACTCCACTGCATCCATACAATACTCCAATGAGAGATGCTGCAG CAACACCAATTCATGATGGCATGAGGACACCAATGCGTGACCGGGCATGGAATCCTTATACACCAATGAGTCCACCAAG GGATATTTGGGAGGAGGGAAACCCTGCTTCCTGGGGAACCAGTCCACAGTATCAG CCAGGAAGTCCACCTTCACGTCCTTATGAAGCACCTACACCTGGCTCAGGCTGGGCCAATACTCCGGGTGGCAACTATAGTGAAGCTGGAACACCAAGAGATAACAGTTCTGCTTatg CCAATGCTCCAAGTCCTTACCTGCCATCAACTCCAGGTGGGCAGCCTATGACGCCAAACTCAGCCTTCTATCTTCCTGGAACTCCTGGAGGGCAGCCAATGACCCCAGGAACTGGTGGTCCGGATGCTATGTCTCCTGTTATAG GATCAGACAATGAAGGACCGTGGTTAATGCCAGACATCTTGGTTAATGTACGTAAGTTGGGGGAGGATTCTGGCATGGGAGTTATACGAGAAGTGCTTCCG GACGGATCTTGTAGAGTGGTGCTTGGGTCAAGTGGTAATGGTGATACAATATCAGCCCTTCCCACAGAAATAGAAATAGTTGTGCCGAGGAAAAACGACAAGATCAAGATCATGGGTGGTGCACTGCGTGGTGCCACTGGGAAATTAATTGGTGTGGACGGTACAGATGGAATTGTTAAAGTAGATGACACACTGGATGTTAAGATATTAGACATGGTTATATTAGCAAAATTAGCCCTGCCATAA
- the LOC123203384 gene encoding putative transcription elongation factor SPT5 homolog 1 isoform X2, whose product MPRRREEDEDDVDDEYDDEQALDDLEDEEEEDDRSNKKRRRSEFIDDVAEEDEDEEDYDDDDEDYVGGRKPKAKRRTGSEFFDLEAQVDSDEDEEEEEGEDDFIVDGGADLPDDVDGRGIHRRPLLPREDEAEDVEDLERRIQARYARSSHTEYDEETTDVEQQALLPSVRDPKLWMVKCAIGREREAAVCLMQKFIDKGAELQIRSAIALDHLKNYIYVEADKEAHVKEACKGLRNIYSQKVMLVPIREMTDVLSVESKAIDLSRDTWVRMKLGSYKGDLAKVVDVDNVRQRVTVKLIPRIDLQALANKLEGRDAPKKKAFVPPPRFMNVDEARELHIRVERRRDPITGDYFENIGGMLFKDGFLYKTMSTKSISAANIKPTFDELEKFQTPGENGESDIASLSTLFANRKKGHFMKGDAVIVIKGDLKNLKGWVEKVDEENVHIRPEMRGLPKTLALNQKELCKYFEPGNHVKVVSGTQEGATGMVVKVEQHVLIIVSDTTKEHIRVFADDVVESSEVTTGVTKIGDFELHDLVLLDNNSFGVIIRVESEAFQVLKGVPDRPEVALVKLREIKYKIEKKSNVQDKNKNTVSVKDVVRILEGPCKGKQGPVEHIFRGVLFIYDRHHLEHAGFICAKASSCTIVGGSRGNGDRNVDAFRFNNHRPPPRVPQSPRRFPRGGHQNDYGGRHRGGRGGHDPLIGTTVKIRQGPFKGYRGRVVEIKGQSVRVELESQMKIVTVDRSYISDNVVVSTPYRDAPRYVMGSETPMHPSRTPLHPYNTPMRDAAATPIHDGMRTPMRDRAWNPYTPMSPPRDIWEEGNPASWGTSPQYQPGSPPSRPYEAPTPGSGWANTPGGNYSEAGTPRDNSSAYANAPSPYLPSTPGGQPMTPNSAFYLPGTPGGQPMTPGTGGPDAMSPVIGSDNEGPWLMPDILVNVRKLGEDSGMGVIREVLPDGSCRVVLGSSGNGDTISALPTEIEIVVPRKNDKIKIMGGALRGATGKLIGVDGTDGIVKVDDTLDVKILDMVILAKLALP is encoded by the exons ATGCCTCGTCGAAGAGaggaagacgaagacgatgtGGATGACGAGTATGATGACGAGCAGGCCTTGGACGACTTGGAAGACGAAGAGGAGGAAGACGATCGTTCCAATAAGAAACGCAGGAGATCTGAATTCATTGATGACGTGGCTGAggaggacgaggacgaggaagattatgacgatgatgatgaagattaCGTCGGTGGGAGAAAGCCTAAGGCCAAGAGACGGACTGGGTCGGAGTTTTTCGATCTGGAGGCTCAAGTTGATAGTGACGAAGacgaggaggaagaagaaggagagGACG ACTTCATAGTTGATGGTGGAGCTGACctacctgatgatgttgatggtcGAGGGATTCATCGTCGTCCACTGCTGCCTCGGGAGGATGAGGCAGAAGATGTTGAAGATCTTGAGAGAAGAATTCAGGCAAGATATGCGAGGTCAAGCCATACGGAATATGACGAGGAAACCACAGATGTGGAGCAGCAAGCACTTTTGCCATCTGTTAGGGATCCAAAGCTTTGGATGGTTAAATGTGCG ATTGGCCGTGAACGAGAGGCTGCTGTCTGTCTAATGcaaaagtttatagataaagGAGCTGAGCTGCAAATTAGGTCTGCTATTGCACTTGATCACCTGAAAAACTACATATATGTTGAAGCAGATAAAGAAGCCCATGTGAAGGAG GCATGCAAAGGTCTGCGAAATATATATTCCCAGAAAGTAATGCTCGTTCCTATAAGAGAAATGACTGATGTTCTTTCAGTTGAAAGCAAAGCAATTGATCTTTCTAGGGATACTTGGGTCAGAATGAAGCTTGGAAGTTACAAGGGAGACCTTGCCAAA GTTGTTGATGTGGACAATGTTCGACAGCGAGTAACAGTGAAATTAATTCCAAGAATAGATTTGCAAGCTCTTGCAAATAAGTTG GAAGGTAGAGATGCTCCAAAGAAAAAGGCATTTGTCCCTCCTCCACGTTTTATGAATGTTGATGAAGCTAG GGAATTGCATATACGCGTAGAGCGTAGACGAGATCCAATCACTGGTGATTATTTTGAGAATATTGGTGGCATGCTGTTCAAAGATGGATTTTTGTACAAAACAATGTCAACAAAATCCATTAGTGCAGCGAACATAAAACCAACTTTTGATGAActtgaaaaatttcaaacaccTGGAGAGAATGGAGAAAGTGATATAGCTAGTCTTTCAACTTTATTTGCAAACAGAAAAAAAGGGCATTTTATGAAGGGTGATGCAGTTATTGTCATCAAGGGAGatctaaaaaatttgaaaggatGGGTTGAGAAGGTTGATGAAGAAAATGTGCATATCAGACCAGAAATGAGAGGACTTCCT AAAACTCTTGCTCTCAATCAAAAAGAACTATGCAAGTATTTTGAACCTGGGAATCATGTAAAAGTTGTCTCGGGGACGCAGGAAGGTGCTACTGGCATGGTTGTAAAGGTTGAACAGCATGTTCTGATAATTGTGTCTGATACCACCAAGGAACAT ATCCGTGTATTTGCCGATGATGTTGTGGAGAGCTCTGAGGTTACTACTGGTGTAACGAAAATTGGGGACTTTGAGCTTCATGACCTTGTGCTATTGGA TAACAATAGCTTCGGTGTTATCATACGTGTGGAAAGTGAAGCGTTTCAG GTTTTGAAGGGAGTTCCTGATAGACCAGAGGTTGCTCTTGTTAAATtgagagaaataaaatacaagATTGAAAAGAAATCTAACGTGCAAGATAAGAATAAGAATACTGTCTCAGTGAAAGATGTTGTTAGGATTCTTGAGGGTCCATGCAAA GGCAAGCAAGGTCCTGTAGAACACATATTTAGAGGAGTTCTGTTCATCTATGATCGACATCATCTTGAACATGCTGGCTTTATATGTGCTAAAGCCAGTTCTTGTACTATTGTGGGTGGATCACGTGGCAATGGTGATAGAAAT GTTGATGCCTTTAGATTTAATAATCATAGACCTCCACCTCGTGTGCCCCAGTCTCCAAGGAGGTTTCCTAGAGGAGGCCATCAAAATGATT ATGGAGGAAGGCATAGAGGTGGAAGAGGAGGGCATGATCCTCTTATTGGAACTACGGTAAAAATTCGCCAAGGTCCTTTCAAGGGCTACCGTGGTCGGGTTGTGGAAATTAAGGGACAATCAGTTCGTGTTGAGTTGGAGTCACAAATGAAGATTGTTACAG TTGATCGGAGTTATATCTCTGACAATGTGGTTGTTTCAACACCGTACCG TGATGCTCCTCGTTATGTTATGGGAAGTGAAACTCCAATGCATCCTTCGCGAACTCCACTGCATCCATACAATACTCCAATGAGAGATGCTGCAG CAACACCAATTCATGATGGCATGAGGACACCAATGCGTGACCGGGCATGGAATCCTTATACACCAATGAGTCCACCAAG GGATATTTGGGAGGAGGGAAACCCTGCTTCCTGGGGAACCAGTCCACAGTATCAG CCAGGAAGTCCACCTTCACGTCCTTATGAAGCACCTACACCTGGCTCAGGCTGGGCCAATACTCCGGGTGGCAACTATAGTGAAGCTGGAACACCAAGAGATAACAGTTCTGCTTatg CCAATGCTCCAAGTCCTTACCTGCCATCAACTCCAGGTGGGCAGCCTATGACGCCAAACTCAGCCTTCTATCTTCCTGGAACTCCTGGAGGGCAGCCAATGACCCCAGGAACTGGTGGTCCGGATGCTATGTCTCCTGTTATAG GATCAGACAATGAAGGACCGTGGTTAATGCCAGACATCTTGGTTAATGTACGTAAGTTGGGGGAGGATTCTGGCATGGGAGTTATACGAGAAGTGCTTCCG GACGGATCTTGTAGAGTGGTGCTTGGGTCAAGTGGTAATGGTGATACAATATCAGCCCTTCCCACAGAAATAGAAATAGTTGTGCCGAGGAAAAACGACAAGATCAAGATCATGGGTGGTGCACTGCGTGGTGCCACTGGGAAATTAATTGGTGTGGACGGTACAGATGGAATTGTTAAAGTAGATGACACACTGGATGTTAAGATATTAGACATGGTTATATTAGCAAAATTAGCCCTGCCATAA
- the LOC123203600 gene encoding peroxidase 13-like encodes MLNCNSMHLLFALFIIHILFCSSRGQLLVGFYSQTCPTAESIVRSVVDETIKQDPGNAAVLLRLQFHDCFVEGCDGSILINNGAEGEGGAGGNLGVGGFDIIEDAKSKLESVCPGVVSCADIVALAARDAVSSANGQFYEVPTGRRDGRVSSKTLAANLPDVDDSIQLLKSKFWQKGLSDKDLVLLSAGAHTIGLTACFFMQKRLYNFTTTGGSDPSINPGFLKLLKATCPFNGDPNVKIPLDPVSEFTLDDQIFLNIKNGLAVIASDARLYDDNNTRRILESYIGSERSFQADFAEAMVKMGKIDVKTGSQGEIRRVCSVVN; translated from the exons ATGTTGAATTGCAATTCGATGCATCTGCTTTTTGCTCTCTTTATCATTCATATCCTATTTTGTTCTTCACGAGGACAACTTCTAGTGGGTTTCTATTCCCAGACATGCCCCACTGCTGAGTCCATTGTGCGCTCTGTTGTTGATGAAACCATTAAACAGGACCCTGGAAACGCTGCTGTTTTATTAAGGCTTCAATTTCATGACTGCTTTGTTGAG GGCTGTGACGGGTCAATTCTTATTAATAATGGTGCTGAAGGCGAGGGAGGAGCAGGAGGAAATTTAGGAGTCGGCGGTTTTGATATTATAGAAGATGCCAAATCAAAGCTGGAAAGCGTTTGCCCTGGAGTTGTTTCTTGTGCGGACATTGTGGCTTTGGCTGCTAGAGATGCCGTGTCTTcg GCGAATGGACAATTTTATGAAGTTCCAACTGGTCGAAGGGATGGACGAGTTTCAAGTAAAACTCTGGCAGCAAATCTTCCCGACGTTGATGACTCAATTCAGCTTCTCAAATCCAAATTCTGGCAAAAGGGTCTTTCCGATAAAGACTTGGTTCTTCTTAGCGCTG GTGCGCATACAATTGGCCTCACAGCCTGCTTCTTCATGCAAAAACGACTCTACAACTTCACCACGACCGGTGGCTCTGATCCCTCGATCAATCCTGGCTTCCTCAAATTACTTAAGGCAACATGCCCTTTCAATGGCGACCCGAATGTGAAAATACCTCTTGACCCGGTGAGTGAATTTACGTTAGATGATCAGATTTTTCTCAACATTAAAAATGGTTTGGCAGTGATTGCGTCTGATGCGAGGCTCTATGATGACAACAACACAAGGCGGATTCTGGAGTCTTATATTGGCTCTGAACGATCTTTCCAGGCAGATTTCGCTGAAGCAATGGTGAAGATGGGGAAAATTGACGTCAAAACTGGTTCACAAGGAGAGATTAGGCGAGTCTGTAGCGTTGTTAATTAA